The DNA sequence CTGGCCACTTCTAGGAATTGTTCTTCAAAGCAGGAACATTCAAGAGCCCTTTTTGCAAATTTTATTTCAGACACTGCAGAGTTCTTAGCCATCCTTTGACGGGACATTCAGGAAGACTGCAGAGAGGCTATCCAACAAGAACAGCCCTGAAGTGTTTAAGAAAATGAGGATGCTGCTTCAGGAGTTACTTTCTAATCAATACCAGCTTTAAGTCCATGTTACATAAAAGTCAATTTCATGTCACTTTTTCATTAATAGTTCAATATCAACAAACAGCATTCTCAGGCAGCTTCCCCATTCACTCTCAGGCCCATGCCTGCCATTGGGCCCCTCTACCCAGAGCAGACTGGGCCAGCTGCTGGCAGCCATGATTCTGTCCACTCAATTCCCCAGAACACATTTTGTCTGGAACAAAAACATCAGCTGCTACCAGCTATTGAGGAGAGcgctgctactgctgccaagGTAATACCTCCTAAACCTTAGGAGGAACCACCAGCACAAGGAGGACCTACCAAAAGGTACTGAAAGGTTTGACTGATCAAGATCACATGTAGGGATTTTGTCTGTCTTCTGGGAGTCAACAAATATTTGACACTTAAATAGTAGGATTTGCAGACAGGGATCTCTGTCAATAACACAGTTCTGCTCAAACAGTGACTGAGGACTGAAGAAAAAGACATGCATCACTTGCTATCTGGCTCCCTCTCTTGGCTATATAAGGCCAACGTCTGCTGATCTGAATAGCCTGAATAACAAATAACACCCCACACAGAGCTCATTTCAGACAGTCAAGAAAAGTTAGATAATAAGGCTGTATACCAAAGTTTATCAAGCACGGCAGTGTTATCAAGATGGAGTAATGTGAGAAAGGAATCCTAGAAGCTTTATCTTAAGCAGCAACATCAACCCCAAATGCTCCTTTTCAGGTCTACCGCTAACTCAAAGTTATTTTCCAGTCAAGCTTCTCAGTAACTCTCAGCTATTGCTCCTCTGCACATTTATAAAAGGAGACTGTTGAGCTCTAGTATTCCACGAGATGGGTATGCCAGATGAAAAACATTGCCGTTTCACATAGAAACTTCTCTTTTTAGGAACTGGTCAGGGAAAGAGAAGCCTGagaagaaggcaggctgaccaaggagAGTAATGGTTAGTACCTACACATCCCTTCCTTTTTGTTGCTTTCCCTTGATTGGACCAACAGCTAAACGGGGAAAAAATCTTGGTAAATTGCATCCGCTACAACAGTTTGTGACTACAGAGATCaggtcgcgggggggggggggcttatttgaggggaaaaaatcctccCAGGAAGCAATGAACCCCAGGAGTTttaattaaaaatcaaacccacagtagctcatctgcagggcaaagagacatgaaacctactgaattaCCTGTTAACATGGACTAGACAGACAAGGTTGTCAAAATAGCGTATTACAAGtctaaaagaaaaggaattaacaaaatgggaaaagaaaggtGGGTAGTAAAAGTACAGCCAGGCTGAGGGAAGATGCTTAGTTGGAAAACAcaaggtttaagaacataagctctgctggatcaggctaagggcccatctagtccagcttcaccTCACAGTAACCCACCACATGCCTCTGATAAAATTGATCAAATGGTTGCAGTATCCAGTAACACCCAGCAGATGGTGCTGGGGTACAATTCAAAAGACAACCCACATAGTCCTCCTGCTGGGGTAATCTCCTGAGGTTTGCGAGCAGGCTGGATGGCAAACAGATGAAAATAAAATTCCCTGAATGCAATCTAGGTAGAAGTGAATCCTAGAACTAGCAACTTACATCAAAGGAATCCTGGTCTTCTACACTTACAGAGTGTGTTTCTAGGTGCCAGTTGTGCAGCACAagcctgtcttgcactggaacaggcaagtcaggagacTAGCACcatatccagcgcaagacaggggcccaaagttgctcagttggaggtaaggggaaactcttccccttacgcccaggtaagccaccgcagccccaatgggtctcctcggacttgtgccacctccagaggtgctcagggaatggagttgggatccagcataactgccaggtcccagtcccgcctcctgctccctgcctgcccgtccCCAGGACCTCCGCCTGTCCTCcacccgccctggaacacctccctcctgtctcctccctgccctccccagactcttGCATCAACCGAGTttggctgacacaaccctccctgccaactcggaggctgaattcagcctctgcgggccagtgtgcatccctgcgccagcccagctgactcttgtggtacaaacgtgctttacagcatgtttgtgaccctcctgggtcagtgcaagggacttgcaccagtctaAGGCACAcattggattgtgcccttccGCATTCATAACAGGACCAGGCAGAACACACATActccttacagcagtgtttctcaaactgtcggtcgggacccactaggtgggtcgtgagccaatttcaggtgggtccccattcatctcaatattttatttttaatatattagacttgatgctaccatggtatgtgactgcatttggggaaacgttacagacctgtacttttaacaagctactatgtgtattcttttaacaatgatagtaaatgaaacttactcctgggtaagtctgggtagggTTGCAGGctacgattgttaaaaatgttcctgcttgatgatgtcacttccaatcatgacatcacttccagtgggtcctgacagattctcattctaaaaagtgggtcccagtgtgaaatgtgcgagaaccactgccttacaggctTGGGCTTAAAAAGTATTGGCTTGATGTCATCAAGTTATCTCATTAGAGGAGTACGAACCATCTAGTCACTTGATCCCAGCCTCTGAATATACAGATGGTTTGCTAGCCTGCAGCTGACAGTAGTGTATCGCCACTCAAAATAACTTCTGAAGACAGGACAAACCACATCCAGCACATAACTGTCTGGGAATAATGTTTTTCAAACATGTAGAGAACAAAAGCTATGTGGCAGTAGCTTTCAGGTTGCTGAACAGGAGCTTCTGAGAAGTTAAAAATGTAAggaaacaacaaaagaaaaaaagacaaaaaaaataggGAAACAATAAaatagggcattcatcacagGAACAAACTATATCGTGTTTTTCTCTAGTGTCTCCCACCAGCCCCACATCGGCCCATTGCATTTGCTGGTCTTCTATATCTTAGTCTCACCCTATTCAGAAATGTTCAAGGTACAACCCTATTGTTCTCCGGCTGCTGTAAATAAGTCCCAAAAATACCCAGAATTGTCTTGAATTTGTGCTGTTTGGCAACTTTTCCTTCTTATATCAACCTTTTTCAGTTCTCCTCTGTTCACATCTCCAGCAGCACTTTGTATGAGAAACTCCACTAAATCTGCTGCACTTACCTTTAACACCATAACGTTTGCTATTTTTGTGCAGAGCTGACACACCTCCATATAACTTCTCCCAGCCGTTACAATCCATAAGATAATTAGAAAATCACACGCATGTGCTGTACTCACTATGTAATCGTTATCTTCATCTTTTGGGCCAGAGCTATAATAGACACGGTAGGTTCGAGCCACGTCATCTATTTGGTCTTTGGTACCAGTCAATCCAATCAGCTTGGGTGAAAActcttaaacaaaaacaaaaccaactgAATGAGATTGCACTTAAAACTGATGGTTcaaaagatcccccccccccatttaaaaatTATTCTGTTCATACAGAGTTGCAAGGTAAAGCATGTCAGAACCGTACCTTTAACATATCTGGCAATTGCTTCTTTAGTGTCTCTCTCTGGATCAATAGTGATGAAGAGTGGAGTGAGGTTTGGCAAAGAACGAATCCCATCTGTCCCCACAAAAGCACAATAATTAATATGCCTGCAATCTGAGTCACCCACCTCCCAGCTCTATGTCCACGGCAACAGATACACTAGAAATGATTAATTTCATTATAGTTCAGCTGCAACATAGTGCTTTTATGAGATGCCTTCAAACTGTTGTTGTTCTAATGCATGTCCTAGTTATTTTAATAGAGCTGCAACAGACAACATGTCTGCATTGGAAATACAAGCAGCCTCCAGAGATGAAGCACTAGCAGCTAAATTACTCAGGTATCAGAGTCAACATCTGAAGCTTTTTCTTCTTCAGCTTTGAAGGAGATGTCCTACCTACCAATACTGACCTGTGGGTTGACCTAAAATGAGCTGCACCAGGGCAACTTGCTTTCAGAGACTGGGAAGGAGAAAGATCAAAAGATCATACTAATTTTATTGATGCTTTGAgttgctgtgtgtgttttaaattcattattttaaaaaggagaaaggaGAGGGAACAGATCCTGATAGATAAAATCAATGTAAAAACAAGATAAATTAGAAAGAGGTCTCATGTTGCAGGCTGGAGTTAAAACGTGGATTCTGGGACTAGAAAGGTTGAAAAGAACTGTGAAAGGATTATAGACACTACAGTTGAATAGTCCAATAtattttgggcagcccaattcaacCTAATTCCTGGCAGGGCGATGCAGTGGTGCAAACATGGTGCCTGCTGCAtcctactgggggaggggggttggcctccagaggctccctcGGGATAAGAGAAAATTTGTTTCTTGCCCAAGCAAAGGCCCCTGCTAGCccggtgggtctactcagagctgcactagtgatatcgctggtgtAGGTACATGTGGGCCTATAaaagcagatcaagcccaggaagggggtgaagaTTTGGTGGACACTTTATCACCAGCCACTTGCTGCTTCCAGGAGCAGTCAGCCTGTGCACTCTGCTGTGTTGCATTTGCAATTGCTGGCAAGTGTGTTAAGCATAACTGGcccatagaattgtgctgtaagacttaCAAGAATTAATGTTACGTAGTatcaaattttaattaaaaaacaaatcccTCTCTCCTAAATTGTTTCTacctttcactttttgaaaactatttcaaaaaagcaaataaaagactacaggttgagcctcattattcgcgtgggttcccttccaagcactcacttttgGACtttttttggatggcaaaaaacgcactatagcaaatcaatttaaaaaacaaagtttctttgctctggtgatttaaaaacagccttgatgacctttgtgatgtaagataagagtcattaagaagacaatccatcaatcagtactcctccaagcgcttacaaaggtgcttcactcagcccctcccttctccaatgcaaagtgatcacctttctttcacatgctatgggggaagggaggggtctgctggagagagaaggattgatgaattgtcagccagtcACCCTTCCTCTCTTTCATTAAGAAgctatttttaaaggactgttcagtttttaaaactgattttaaagggatgcatttttccccttctccagggatcagcacattccttctcatttgcagtggccattcgtgtttagtcaaatctgtgtataaaaactccgtgtataaataggctggacctgtattccaTTTAATCATTCAGAGAATGTTTTAAAAGTTGATATGTGATATAATATTCAACACCAAGCCCAACAGAATGTCAGCATTCTGTCTATTCAAGATGCATTTTTATCTTAGTTATTTTCTGTTGTTATTTTAATAGAATGAACAATAGAAGCAAATATAAAAGAAaggtgacttacagcacaatcctatgcatgcctactcagaagtaaatctgattgtgttcaatagggcttattcccaggaaagtacatataggattgcagccatagaaatTTAGAGGGGCCAAAAGATGAAGGCACTGGCACTGATAAAGACAAATAGAAAAGTAGATATTTAAACAGAACATATACTCCTTAAGCAATACGGAGTAGTGCAAAGCATGTCTGACCAAGCAAGATTAACTACAACCTATAAATCTAATTCTGCATTTTAAAAGAGTTATTCTGCAGCCAACACACACCAAATCACACACTAGAAAAACTTATGCAAACCGGAATTACTTATTTTAGCAGTTATTCCAGCAGGTGTGCTGGAAGTGCTATGAAGTGTCACCACATATACCTTGACCAAGAATtcataattaaaaatgaaaaatcaaacTTTTGCAAAATACAGCTGCTACTCTTTTAGAGCTAGACAGCCATGGACAGATGCTCTAACAAAAAAATGAAGGCAGGGCCACTAGAGGGCAGCACTAGCATCAACCATTTACTAAGGAAAGTTTAGCACACTCCAAAGCTAGGTAGCTCAGGACTGAAAAAGCTTAAACACAGTACAAAACATAACTTTCTACTTGATAACTGAGTACTCtgcctaatttatttatttaaaaacatttctatcccacaTTTCCCCTTATATTTAAGGAGCCCAATATGGAAACAAAATATTTGCTTATTTCAGATTGTCTTTTGTATGCAGTTCAAATTTCTCGCCCTTTAAACTTATTACAGAACTTGCCTCATCCACACTTTCAGCCCTTATTATACGCCCCCATTTATGAAAATCTCCTGTGCCCTTAACCGATACTGCCCTCTACATTTTTGCACCTAAACAAGGAAGACCCTCCCTGAACACGTGTATAGTGCCATCTCTATCCCTTCCTTCAAATCCCATCTTTTTTTGCATGGCCTTTGGCTCATTGTCTGAATCCTCACTCCACATGTAACCACGTTTTATGAACATGTGACAGCATTTGCCATATTCTTCCTCCACTACCCTTGTCTCCATTTCCTCTGATGCCTTTCCTGTTATTTAAAAACGTAAGCTGGTTTGGTGCAGGGCTGTATGCTGCCTGCAAAACTCCTTAAGGCACCAGGCATATTGATGGTACAGCACAAAGTAATGTTATTTTATTCCTTACAATGGGGATTACATACCCATGCAGGGGGGGAAACCTTTACTAGAATAAACACAATCCTGAGCCAGAAATCCTAAAAGCACTATTCATGTAGCAAAAATAACTGATAACAAGATTCTCTTGCAAGAACTTATTTCAGAAAAAATTCAGTTTTTAGTATAGTTTACTCACCAATTTCATCCACTACTAAGatcattttttccagttcttctgGACAAATATCGGGGCAGTGTGTAAAGCCAAAATATAACAACACCCATTGGCCCAGATAGTCACGATTAGTCTTTGGTTGTCCCTGGTGATCAATGAGTGAAAAAGGACCTCCCAACAATGGCTTTCCAAGAGACCGTTGCCGCTCCTTCTCCAATACTGAAATCAGATCACAACAAGAGGTCACTTGCCTGCAGCTCTAATATTTTAGAGCTTCCAAACATAGATGCAACTACATGCTTCCCTCTTCCTTGTCTCAAAATGTCGGTTGTATATTTCCCTTAAGGCAGAGACCAGTTTTATTTACTTATATTCTGCATAGAGATGATACAACAATAGATACTCGACTATAAGGTGATAAATTTTATCCAAAAAATCCAGCACAGAACATCAACTTGTCCTATCTGCAGGTCACTtggggtcagggcagttcaggggtgtttCGGCAGCCAGGAGCTCACAGGAACAGCAGGCACAagctcagctctggctggccATACTTTGCCTCGCCCAGCAGCTCTTCCTTGCAGGAAGATGCTCTGCCAGCATGAGACTCGGCAGGCAGGCTGCCACTGAGTCTTAAAGCCTGCCATCTACAAAGTCAGTACAACTATAGATCAGAAAAATTCCccttgcttcctccctccctccaggctgctccattacagagaaggggggaatggcacacagtaaTGCATAAGCACCTctttaatgtcttcaaaaacagtggcacaGGTTCAGATTCTTTTCCCCcgtttcaatcaggctccagagGAAGatgcagctcttcctcacaagcactttccctccccccccctcaatttatccaagggtcatggaacattccatgatttttggctgaaaacctgccctcgctTTATTGGTGAGTATCTAtgacagtggtattcagactggggcattgcgacgccccagcctgagggccctggcctctgaccccttaagaggcgggggcaggggggaatgcagctaacggggctgcaaggactgggatgtactcgccagtacctgc is a window from the Tiliqua scincoides isolate rTilSci1 chromosome 2, rTilSci1.hap2, whole genome shotgun sequence genome containing:
- the SCO1 gene encoding protein SCO1 homolog, mitochondrial — its product is MAATLRLGRLRPLALWGLRASPRCPCACHAARELATEPPGDAPRGGPSKPGPVTWKTLAITCAVGGGLLATTKYFKKEKEEILEKERQRSLGKPLLGGPFSLIDHQGQPKTNRDYLGQWVLLYFGFTHCPDICPEELEKMILVVDEIDGIRSLPNLTPLFITIDPERDTKEAIARYVKEFSPKLIGLTGTKDQIDDVARTYRVYYSSGPKDEDNDYIVDHTIIMYLVGPDGEFVDYYGQNKKNSEISASIAGHMRQYKLS